From Dethiosulfovibrio russensis, a single genomic window includes:
- a CDS encoding ABC transporter ATP-binding protein: MLAALIKDLTGESKLCMSLAMASFTVGSLLNVGITMVALDGLRQVGMGMPLDLWRFAFELVGLFVAKGVANLVAEIAQHQAGFDTVATVRERLIRTMKRIYLGFYTDERIGELNTVIQKDVGNLQPVVVHFWSKTVSSIVVAAIVGGGLFYVDWRMGLAMVSLIPVALFVMYSGIESSGRLQKETQNDLADMVSLFVEYTKGIPLVKAFGASSSFEKKLGNSMLKFGESSKAISRSIAGYMGRYFLFLDLSYGVMVTVGALLVFGGKAEVFDYILFVVLSREFYRPFAELENYWINFIKGKDSYGRISKVLNAPTIKPASRRKSPVGMDLRFQNVDFSYGKEDFELKNVDLDVEGNSLIALVGPSGGGKSTIANLILRFWDVRKGRILAGGVDIREIDYDDFLFNVSVVMQNVILFEDTIFENIRIGRRNASREEVVEAAKKAMIHDFIAGLPKGYDTPVGENGVGLSGGQRQRISIARALLRDAPLVILDEMTSGLDPINEVKIQRAIDNLTASKTVVVIAHHLKTIRNADRIVVLKDGRIVETGKHDDLLKKGGLYSELWEAQEKAQDWECAV, from the coding sequence ATGTTAGCGGCTTTGATAAAGGATCTGACCGGGGAGTCTAAACTGTGTATGTCGCTGGCCATGGCGTCCTTCACAGTGGGATCCCTTTTAAACGTGGGGATAACCATGGTAGCTCTGGACGGACTCAGACAGGTAGGCATGGGAATGCCCTTGGATTTGTGGCGTTTCGCCTTCGAGCTCGTCGGGTTGTTCGTGGCCAAGGGAGTCGCCAACCTGGTGGCGGAGATAGCCCAGCATCAGGCCGGTTTCGACACGGTCGCGACAGTCAGGGAGAGGCTCATCCGCACCATGAAGAGGATCTATCTGGGGTTCTACACAGATGAAAGAATAGGAGAGCTTAACACGGTTATCCAGAAAGACGTGGGAAACCTTCAGCCGGTGGTGGTCCACTTCTGGTCCAAGACGGTCAGCAGCATCGTCGTAGCGGCGATCGTGGGAGGCGGACTCTTCTACGTGGACTGGAGAATGGGGTTGGCCATGGTGTCACTGATCCCTGTCGCTTTGTTCGTGATGTATTCCGGGATCGAGTCCAGCGGTAGATTGCAGAAAGAGACCCAGAACGACCTGGCCGACATGGTCAGTCTCTTCGTCGAGTACACCAAGGGGATCCCTCTGGTTAAGGCCTTCGGTGCAAGCTCGTCCTTCGAGAAGAAGCTCGGAAATAGCATGTTGAAATTCGGCGAAAGCAGCAAAGCCATATCCCGATCGATCGCAGGATATATGGGCAGATATTTTCTCTTTTTGGACCTGTCCTACGGCGTTATGGTGACGGTGGGGGCCCTGCTGGTCTTCGGAGGCAAGGCGGAGGTCTTCGACTACATCCTGTTCGTCGTCCTCAGCCGAGAGTTCTACCGGCCCTTTGCCGAGCTTGAGAACTACTGGATCAATTTCATAAAGGGGAAGGACAGTTACGGCAGAATCTCCAAGGTTTTGAACGCTCCCACCATAAAACCGGCATCCCGTAGAAAGAGTCCCGTCGGAATGGACCTTCGTTTTCAAAACGTCGACTTCTCCTACGGCAAGGAGGACTTCGAGCTAAAGAACGTGGACCTGGACGTGGAGGGCAACTCTCTGATCGCCCTGGTAGGTCCGTCCGGAGGGGGTAAGAGCACCATCGCCAACCTCATCCTCCGGTTCTGGGACGTGAGGAAGGGTCGGATACTGGCGGGAGGAGTGGACATAAGGGAAATCGACTACGACGACTTTCTGTTCAACGTCAGCGTCGTGATGCAGAACGTGATTCTCTTCGAGGACACCATCTTCGAGAACATCCGGATAGGCAGAAGAAACGCCTCCAGGGAGGAAGTCGTGGAGGCCGCCAAGAAGGCCATGATACACGACTTCATAGCTGGACTGCCCAAGGGCTACGATACCCCGGTGGGGGAGAACGGAGTGGGTCTCTCCGGTGGACAGAGACAGAGGATCTCCATAGCCCGGGCACTGCTCAGGGACGCTCCTCTGGTGATTCTGGACGAGATGACAAGCGGCCTGGACCCGATAAACGAGGTCAAGATACAGAGGGCTATAGACAACCTGACCGCCAGCAAGACGGTGGTGGTAATAGCCCATCATCTCAAGACGATCCGAAACGCCGACAGAATAGTGGTGTTGAAGGACGGCAGGATAGTTGAGACGGGAAAACACGACGATCTGCTCAAAAAGGGTGGTCTCTACAGCGAATTGTGGGAGGCCCAGGAGAAGGCGCAGGACTGGGAGTGCGCCGTGTAG